A window from Leptospira meyeri encodes these proteins:
- a CDS encoding energy transducer TonB yields MNGTVVTQKRSKRERIHRFIDRYRIETGLAISAFVQAIIILFWFTPHLETDSLDDLVEEVAFIDNVQIQEPSTDSKPTDGDFDLTDKEKEEKKEDPRIAGASDPIVSGATSPVDLSPNVRPEYTSDAKALGVTGTMTLEVIIGNTGEVLRVRSVGKQLGGGLEEEAIKVYRRKRFSPSILEGKAITVKVLVPIRFTLN; encoded by the coding sequence GTGAACGGAACAGTTGTTACACAGAAAAGATCCAAACGCGAGAGAATCCATCGATTCATTGATCGATATAGAATCGAAACTGGCCTCGCCATTTCTGCCTTTGTCCAAGCCATCATCATTCTCTTTTGGTTCACTCCTCATTTGGAAACCGATAGTTTGGATGACCTTGTAGAAGAAGTCGCATTCATCGACAATGTCCAAATCCAGGAACCATCTACCGATTCCAAACCAACCGATGGTGATTTTGATCTTACTGACAAAGAAAAAGAAGAAAAAAAAGAAGACCCACGCATAGCTGGTGCTTCCGATCCTATTGTTTCTGGAGCTACCTCTCCTGTGGATCTATCACCTAACGTTCGCCCAGAATATACTTCTGATGCAAAGGCTCTTGGTGTCACAGGAACGATGACCTTAGAAGTGATCATTGGAAATACAGGTGAAGTGTTACGAGTCCGATCCGTAGGAAAACAGTTAGGTGGTGGTCTTGAAGAAGAAGCCATCAAAGTTTACCGAAGAAAAAGATTTTCTCCTTCCATCTTAGAAGGAAAAGCCATCACCGTAAAGGTGCTTGTTCCCATTCGATTTACTTTAAATTAA
- a CDS encoding phasin-related domain-containing protein: MEKQIMDILNAGIGLFQSGKEGLEKAKTQLETTYNELVSKGALDNTEDSVKIRQSVDKILTDIKEFSSVAGKNYDETRSKIVENYNKIAEEIKAKMPEGKIESVKAKINEVAESIKKTGAAKA; encoded by the coding sequence ATGGAAAAACAAATCATGGACATTCTTAACGCAGGAATCGGACTTTTCCAATCGGGAAAAGAAGGTCTTGAAAAAGCAAAAACTCAGTTGGAAACAACTTACAATGAATTAGTATCCAAAGGTGCTTTGGACAATACGGAAGATTCTGTAAAGATTCGCCAATCCGTTGACAAAATCCTAACAGACATTAAAGAATTCTCTAGTGTTGCTGGAAAAAACTACGACGAAACTCGTTCTAAAATCGTAGAAAACTACAACAAAATCGCTGAAGAAATCAAAGCAAAAATGCCTGAAGGAAAAATTGAATCCGTAAAAGCAAAAATCAATGAAGTTGCGGAATCTATCAAAAAAACAGGTGCTGCAAAAGCATAA
- a CDS encoding ExbD/TolR family protein, whose product MLRRKRVAPSVPVSSMADIAFLLLVFFMVTSVLDSDPDLPINLPDVPGGEQLNKKIANLYLTADEKRTVYFNSVKMELNEAMSEIRAKISTTPDLKVLIHADQDLTYEELDNVFETLREIGALKVSLVTKTTQGGGLKGK is encoded by the coding sequence GATGGCAGACATTGCCTTCTTACTCCTCGTGTTCTTTATGGTAACCTCCGTATTAGATTCGGATCCAGACCTTCCCATCAATCTACCAGATGTTCCTGGTGGAGAACAGTTAAACAAAAAGATAGCCAATCTTTACTTAACTGCTGATGAAAAGAGAACTGTCTATTTCAACTCAGTCAAAATGGAACTTAACGAAGCAATGAGTGAAATCAGAGCTAAAATTTCCACTACACCTGACTTAAAAGTTTTGATCCACGCAGATCAAGATTTAACGTATGAAGAGTTGGACAATGTATTCGAAACTCTCCGAGAGATTGGAGCCTTAAAGGTTTCTCTCGTTACCAAGACCACTCAAGGTGGCGGGTTAAAAGGAAAGTAA
- a CDS encoding LBF_0142 family lipoprotein: MFRYHVLLISISLFFISCSLADLRPPTLQKEGFNPDLRKKGLSIITSPPVKELTPGDWKGYKQIQFVLKDVWHSKFVRFFTPIKESEQRLRVYLDFEKDAMEVEFLGGEKKGLILGLVKKDTYQIAADTGKVFTGDDEVRVYLESLRLYLTLPWRLTEYPIIQYAGPTQKLGQDYEVVYFTSVQVNATPDTDQYVGYFEKTSGALEWMEFTYRELFSFYKGVIKYGYYEVWNDKQYPRRISILDKFEDSDFVHEIRIEKIEIPKQPMEEEDKVLELPE, translated from the coding sequence ATGTTTCGTTACCATGTTTTACTCATTTCTATTTCTTTATTTTTTATTTCTTGTTCTTTGGCCGACCTACGCCCTCCCACCTTACAAAAAGAAGGTTTCAATCCTGACTTAAGAAAGAAGGGATTGTCGATCATTACGAGTCCACCAGTGAAAGAACTCACGCCGGGAGATTGGAAAGGATACAAACAAATTCAATTTGTTTTGAAGGATGTTTGGCATTCTAAGTTTGTTCGATTTTTTACACCGATCAAAGAATCGGAACAAAGGCTTCGTGTGTATTTGGATTTTGAAAAAGATGCAATGGAAGTGGAATTCCTCGGCGGTGAAAAAAAAGGTCTTATCCTTGGCCTTGTTAAAAAAGATACTTATCAAATTGCCGCTGATACAGGAAAAGTTTTTACTGGTGACGATGAAGTTCGAGTTTACTTAGAATCCCTTCGTTTGTATCTAACACTACCTTGGCGACTGACAGAATACCCCATCATTCAATATGCAGGTCCAACTCAAAAATTAGGTCAAGACTATGAAGTGGTATATTTTACATCTGTTCAGGTGAATGCCACTCCCGATACAGACCAATACGTTGGTTACTTTGAAAAAACAAGTGGTGCCTTAGAATGGATGGAGTTTACCTATCGCGAACTTTTTAGTTTTTATAAAGGTGTGATCAAATACGGATACTATGAAGTTTGGAACGACAAACAATACCCCAGACGAATCAGTATTTTAGACAAGTTTGAAGATTCTGATTTTGTTCATGAAATCCGAATCGAAAAAATCGAAATTCCAAAACAACCAATGGAAGAAGAAGACAAGGTATTGGAATTACCGGAATAG